One genomic region from Reichenbachiella ulvae encodes:
- a CDS encoding response regulator yields the protein MEQNDLVVEQEQAPKPPKSRDKYTILYVDDEESNLRIFRMAFKREYNVLTALGGNEAIQMLRENDIQCLITDQKMPEMTGTELLERVLPEFPDVIRMILTGFADIEAIVKAVNKCGIYKYITKPWDKGEMKLTIDKALEAYELKSDKINLIRELEKANESLEEKVEQRTKELAEVNKRLMDSIKYAMTIQNAMLVSPELIKEAISDFFLIFRPLDIVSGDFYWIAEVEDEDGNALTCIACVDCTGHGVAGALMSMIGESLLNQIVHEHEITDVDEILVNLNIGIIEILNQEENENHHGMDASILVIDRAKSKVYFSGAKQNLLYSKEGKIETVKGDRFSIGGMTDQERKHTKHEVDFIEGETSFYMFSDGFPDQFGGPNNKKFSAARLTKCLEENMDKPMDEQKSIIEKTLDDWIGNEKQTDDIMIMGIQI from the coding sequence ATGGAGCAAAACGATTTAGTAGTAGAGCAAGAGCAAGCGCCAAAGCCCCCAAAATCAAGAGATAAGTACACGATACTTTATGTTGATGATGAGGAAAGCAACCTGAGAATCTTTAGGATGGCATTCAAGCGTGAGTACAATGTACTTACAGCTCTAGGTGGTAATGAAGCCATCCAAATGCTAAGGGAGAATGATATACAGTGTTTGATCACTGACCAGAAAATGCCAGAAATGACAGGTACGGAACTTCTCGAAAGAGTGCTTCCTGAATTCCCTGATGTCATTAGGATGATTCTTACCGGTTTTGCAGACATAGAAGCGATCGTAAAGGCCGTCAACAAATGCGGCATCTATAAGTATATCACCAAACCCTGGGATAAGGGCGAGATGAAATTAACGATTGACAAAGCGCTTGAAGCCTATGAGCTAAAAAGTGACAAGATCAATCTAATTAGAGAACTAGAAAAGGCTAACGAAAGCCTGGAAGAAAAGGTAGAACAACGTACCAAGGAACTAGCAGAAGTGAACAAAAGACTCATGGATAGTATCAAATACGCCATGACGATTCAAAATGCCATGCTAGTGTCTCCAGAACTGATCAAAGAGGCCATTTCAGATTTCTTCTTGATCTTTAGACCACTAGACATTGTAAGTGGTGACTTCTATTGGATTGCCGAAGTAGAGGATGAAGATGGAAATGCCTTAACCTGTATTGCTTGTGTAGATTGTACTGGCCATGGTGTAGCAGGAGCCCTGATGAGTATGATCGGTGAGTCCCTGCTCAACCAAATTGTTCACGAACATGAAATCACTGACGTTGACGAAATTTTAGTGAATCTCAATATTGGTATCATTGAAATCCTGAATCAAGAAGAGAATGAAAACCACCATGGAATGGATGCTAGTATTCTCGTAATTGATAGAGCTAAGTCTAAAGTGTATTTTTCAGGTGCCAAACAGAACTTACTCTATTCTAAAGAGGGTAAAATAGAGACCGTCAAAGGAGATAGATTCTCTATTGGTGGAATGACCGACCAGGAAAGAAAACATACAAAACATGAAGTAGACTTCATCGAAGGAGAAACAAGCTTCTATATGTTTTCAGATGGTTTCCCAGATCAATTTGGTGGACCAAACAACAAGAAATTCAGCGCAGCACGTTTGACGAAATGCCTGGAAGAAAACATGGACAAACCCATGGACGAACAAAAATCTATTATTGAGAAGACTCTGGATGATTGGATCGGTAATGAAAAACAAACTGATGATATCATGATCATGGGAATTCAAATATAA